The Kitasatospora sp. NBC_00374 genome has a segment encoding these proteins:
- a CDS encoding RtcB family protein, with protein MSYTEVPGVRVPIRMWTDPATVESQAMDQLRNISTLPWLHGLAVMPDVHLGKGATVGSVIAMKGAVCPAAVGVDIGCGMTAVKTSLTAKDLPDDLSRLRSKIEQAIPVGRGLHSEPVDPGKLHGFATAGWDDFWGRFDGVASDVKWRRERAMQQMGTLGSGNHFVEVCVDTSDSVWLMLHSGSRNIGKELAEHHMTVARSLPHNQGLIDRDLAVFIADTPQMAAYRQDLFWAQEYAKNNRAMMMALFQDVVRREFPKAKVAFDEMISCHHNYVAEERYDGVDLLVTRKGAIRAGSGDYGIIPGSMGTGSYIVRGLGNEDSFNSASHGAGRKMSRTAAKKRFTAHDLAEQTKGVECRKDSGVVDEIPGAYKPIERVIAQQKDLVEVVAQLKQVVCVKG; from the coding sequence ATGTCGTACACCGAGGTTCCCGGCGTCCGCGTTCCGATCCGGATGTGGACCGACCCGGCCACCGTCGAGAGCCAGGCGATGGACCAGTTGCGCAACATCAGCACGCTGCCCTGGCTGCACGGCCTCGCCGTGATGCCCGACGTCCACCTGGGCAAGGGGGCGACGGTCGGCTCCGTGATCGCCATGAAGGGCGCGGTCTGCCCGGCCGCGGTCGGGGTCGACATCGGCTGCGGGATGACCGCCGTCAAGACCTCGCTCACCGCCAAGGATCTGCCGGACGACCTGTCCCGGCTGCGTTCCAAGATCGAGCAGGCCATCCCGGTCGGCCGCGGGCTGCACTCCGAGCCGGTCGACCCGGGAAAGCTGCACGGCTTCGCGACGGCGGGCTGGGACGACTTCTGGGGCCGCTTCGACGGTGTGGCGTCAGATGTGAAGTGGCGGCGTGAGCGTGCCATGCAGCAGATGGGGACACTCGGATCAGGCAATCATTTCGTTGAGGTATGTGTAGATACGTCCGATTCGGTCTGGCTGATGCTGCACTCCGGTTCGCGCAACATCGGCAAGGAGCTGGCCGAGCACCACATGACCGTGGCCCGTTCGCTTCCGCACAACCAGGGCCTGATCGACCGGGACCTCGCCGTCTTCATCGCGGACACCCCGCAGATGGCTGCCTACCGGCAGGACCTGTTCTGGGCCCAGGAGTACGCCAAGAACAACCGGGCCATGATGATGGCGCTGTTCCAGGACGTCGTGCGGCGTGAGTTCCCGAAGGCGAAGGTGGCCTTCGACGAGATGATCAGCTGCCACCACAACTACGTGGCGGAGGAGCGGTACGACGGTGTCGACCTGCTGGTGACCCGTAAGGGCGCGATCCGGGCCGGTTCGGGCGACTACGGGATCATCCCCGGCTCGATGGGTACGGGGTCGTACATCGTCCGTGGTCTCGGCAACGAGGACTCGTTCAACTCGGCCTCGCACGGCGCCGGCCGCAAGATGAGCCGGACGGCGGCGAAGAAGCGCTTCACCGCGCACGACCTGGCCGAGCAGACCAAGGGCGTGGAGTGCCGCAAGGACTCCGGTGTGGTCGACGAGATTCCGGGCGCGTACAAGCCGATCGAGCGGGTCATCGCCCAGCAGAAGGACCTCGTCGAGGTCGTCGCGCAGCTCAAGCAGGTCGTCTGCGTGAAGGGCTGA
- a CDS encoding LAGLIDADG family homing endonuclease produces MSSFDLANPEHAYMFGFIQADGHLSEDSRNRGRLRVELSARDLALLLEFQRICPWPSSVTSRTRATNFADAHASVSWSVHAREFRTALKELGLPAGRKSTTVAPPVAPFAPRDYLRGLIDADGSVGLTGTGKPFVALTTASDALMRFFRDYAQDLTGARRTLNRNARDAVYNVLYSNEEAVTLARDLYYPGCLALPRKQAAALGVTAWLRPPGSRKVLRKVWTAEEDSALLAAARPEEAAALLDRSVSSCSMRRWRLLGPEKARVRFPRTPAT; encoded by the coding sequence ATGAGCAGCTTCGACCTCGCAAACCCCGAGCACGCCTACATGTTCGGCTTCATCCAGGCGGACGGGCACCTCAGCGAGGATTCTCGCAACCGAGGGCGGCTACGAGTCGAGCTGTCGGCACGCGACCTCGCCCTCCTGCTGGAGTTCCAGCGGATCTGCCCCTGGCCCAGCAGCGTCACCAGCCGGACCAGGGCCACGAACTTCGCCGATGCCCACGCCTCCGTCTCCTGGTCGGTCCACGCGCGTGAGTTCAGGACGGCGTTGAAGGAGCTCGGGCTGCCGGCGGGCCGGAAGTCGACCACCGTCGCACCGCCAGTAGCGCCGTTCGCCCCACGCGACTACCTCCGCGGGCTGATCGACGCCGACGGCTCGGTGGGACTGACGGGAACGGGCAAGCCGTTCGTTGCCCTGACCACCGCCAGCGACGCCCTGATGCGTTTCTTCCGCGACTACGCGCAGGACCTCACCGGCGCCCGGCGCACCCTGAACCGCAACGCCCGCGACGCCGTCTACAACGTGCTCTACAGCAACGAGGAGGCCGTCACGCTGGCCCGTGACCTCTACTACCCCGGGTGCCTGGCCCTTCCGCGCAAGCAGGCGGCCGCACTCGGTGTCACCGCCTGGCTCCGGCCACCGGGGAGCCGCAAGGTCCTCCGGAAGGTGTGGACGGCCGAGGAGGACAGCGCGCTCCTGGCCGCCGCCCGCCCGGAGGAGGCCGCCGCCCTGCTGGACCGCTCGGTCAGCAGCTGCTCCATGCGCCGATGGCGCCTGCTGGGACCGGAGAAGGCCAGGGTGCGGTTCCCCCGCACCCCGGCCACCTGA
- a CDS encoding glutaminase, which yields MDYQGLLHDVMGQALRGEARGRVADYIPALAEADPGAFGMAIATVDGEVYGAGDWEQPFSIQSVSKLFTLALAMAEGDEGLWRGVGREPSGNPFNSLVQLETEHGVPRNPFINAGALVVTDRLLELTGDAAGAVRDFLRAESGNALVDTDDAVASSEARNGHRNAALAHFIASYGNLRNPVDSVLVHYYAHCAIAASCRDLALSGLFLARHGIRMDGSRLLTRSEAKRVNAVLLTCGTYDAAGEFAFRVGLPGKSGVGGGVLAVLPGRGSVCVWSPGLDVAGNSVLGVAALDALTTATGWSVF from the coding sequence GTGGACTACCAGGGACTGCTGCACGACGTGATGGGCCAGGCGCTGCGCGGGGAGGCGCGGGGCCGGGTCGCGGACTACATTCCGGCGTTGGCCGAGGCCGATCCGGGGGCGTTCGGGATGGCGATCGCGACGGTGGACGGCGAGGTGTACGGGGCGGGGGACTGGGAGCAGCCGTTCTCGATCCAGAGTGTCTCGAAGCTGTTCACGCTGGCGTTGGCCATGGCGGAGGGGGACGAGGGGCTCTGGCGGGGGGTGGGGCGGGAGCCGTCCGGGAATCCGTTCAACTCGCTGGTGCAGTTGGAGACGGAGCACGGTGTTCCGCGCAATCCGTTCATCAACGCGGGTGCGCTGGTGGTGACGGACCGGCTGCTGGAGCTGACGGGGGACGCGGCGGGGGCGGTGCGGGACTTCCTGCGGGCCGAGTCGGGCAACGCGCTGGTGGACACCGACGACGCGGTGGCGTCCTCGGAGGCGCGCAACGGGCATCGGAACGCGGCGCTGGCGCACTTCATCGCGAGCTACGGGAATCTGCGCAATCCGGTGGACAGCGTGCTGGTGCACTACTACGCGCACTGTGCGATCGCGGCGAGCTGTCGCGACCTGGCGTTGTCGGGGCTGTTCCTGGCGCGGCACGGGATAAGGATGGACGGCTCGCGGTTGCTGACGCGCAGTGAGGCGAAGCGGGTCAACGCGGTGCTGCTGACCTGCGGGACGTACGACGCGGCGGGTGAGTTCGCGTTCCGGGTGGGGCTGCCGGGCAAGAGCGGGGTGGGCGGTGGGGTGCTCGCGGTGCTGCCGGGGCGTGGTTCGGTGTGCGTGTGGAGTCCGGGGCTGGACGTGGCGGGGAACTCGGTGCTGGGGGTCGCGGCGCTCGACGCGCTGACCACGGCGACGGGGTGGTCGGTGTTCTGA
- a CDS encoding HPr family phosphocarrier protein has translation MAERRVTIGWPEGLHARPASVFVRAVTSTGLPITIAKEGGNPVNAASMLGLLGLGAEGGDTVVLASDADGADQALDRVAKLVQEGLDELPAA, from the coding sequence ATGGCCGAGCGCCGCGTCACCATCGGTTGGCCCGAGGGCCTGCACGCCCGTCCCGCCTCCGTCTTCGTCCGCGCCGTGACCTCCACCGGCCTGCCGATCACCATCGCGAAGGAAGGCGGCAACCCCGTCAACGCCGCCTCCATGCTCGGCCTGCTCGGCCTCGGCGCCGAGGGCGGCGACACCGTCGTCCTCGCCTCCGACGCCGACGGCGCCGACCAGGCCCTGGACCGCGTCGCCAAGCTCGTCCAGGAAGGCCTCGACGAACTCCCCGCCGCCTGA
- a CDS encoding GNAT family N-acetyltransferase, translating to MDDSAARPPHRGDEHSYPRHWEADVLLRDGRTARIRPITEADARRLVEFYEQVSDQSKYFRFFAPYPRLSDKDVRRFTHHDYINRVGLAVVVRDRFIATVRYDRIDADGRPSTTGTDAEVAFLVQDAHQGRGVASALLEHIAAVAQERGIRRFTAEVLPENRKMVKVFTDAGYTQRRSIADGVVHLEFDLEPTAASLAVMRAREHRAEARSVQRLLTPRSVAVVGVSRNPHAVGRAVLRDLAGFRGPVYAVNRNAPAGTELDGVATHRSVLEIGGPIDLAVIVVPEPGVPAAVAECGAHGVQGLVVVTAGYAETGPEGRDRQRALVRQARAAGMRVVGPNAFGLINTDPECPLNASLAPVLPARGPFGLFCQSGAIGVALLEAAHRRGLGVSSFASVGNRADVSGNDWLQYWEEDEATEVLLLYLESFGNPRKFTRIARRLAAAKPVVVLKGARHTGSLPPGHAVQPAAGRLRDATVDALFQQAGVVRVDTITELFDTGELLAGQPLPAGDRVAVVGNSDSLGLLTHDACLSAGLRPRTPVDLTTAATGENFRIALHTALRDPGVDAVIAVAIPPIGVQGAGPDQELSTDDPEIAGALLDAAALGREVGKPLLLTHLALTGLTERLRPGRIPAYPAPERAVHALADAVRYADWRRRTAEAEQTARVPELDGIDEAGARALVEAALETRAAVAARTQPGGARVTLPEADTVRLLGSYGIEVSPTVPAPDERSAVRAAAELGYPVALKATADHLRHRADLGSVRLDLTGEAELRRAHRELDALLGGAERARLVVQRLAPRGVDTVIGATVDPAVGAILSFGLAGAPSELLGDLAHRLVPATDRDAAELIREVRAAPLLFGWRGAAPVDTGALEELLLRVSRLVDDLPEVASVDLEPVVVAPRGLAVLGAQVRIAPLPVRSDLGPRAMSTL from the coding sequence GTGGACGACTCCGCGGCCCGCCCCCCGCACCGGGGCGACGAGCACAGCTACCCCCGGCACTGGGAGGCCGACGTGCTGCTGCGCGACGGCCGGACGGCCCGGATCCGGCCGATCACCGAGGCCGACGCGCGGCGCCTGGTGGAGTTCTACGAGCAGGTCTCCGACCAGTCCAAGTACTTCCGCTTCTTCGCGCCGTACCCCCGGCTGTCCGACAAGGACGTCCGGCGCTTCACCCACCACGACTACATCAACCGGGTCGGCCTCGCCGTGGTGGTCCGTGACCGCTTCATCGCCACCGTGCGCTACGACCGGATCGACGCCGACGGCCGCCCCTCCACCACCGGCACCGACGCCGAGGTGGCCTTCCTGGTGCAGGACGCCCACCAGGGCCGGGGCGTCGCCTCCGCGCTGCTGGAGCACATCGCGGCGGTCGCCCAGGAGCGCGGCATCCGCCGCTTCACCGCGGAGGTGCTCCCCGAGAACCGCAAGATGGTGAAGGTCTTCACCGACGCCGGCTACACCCAGCGCCGCAGCATCGCCGACGGCGTGGTGCACCTGGAGTTCGACCTGGAGCCCACCGCGGCCTCGCTCGCCGTGATGCGGGCCCGCGAGCACCGCGCCGAGGCCCGCTCGGTGCAGCGGCTGCTCACCCCGCGCTCGGTCGCGGTGGTCGGGGTCTCCCGCAACCCGCACGCGGTGGGCCGGGCGGTGCTGCGCGACCTGGCGGGCTTCCGGGGCCCGGTGTACGCGGTGAACCGGAACGCACCGGCCGGGACGGAACTGGACGGCGTGGCCACCCACCGCTCGGTCCTCGAGATCGGCGGGCCGATCGACCTCGCGGTGATCGTCGTCCCGGAGCCCGGTGTGCCCGCCGCCGTCGCCGAGTGCGGCGCCCACGGTGTGCAGGGGCTGGTGGTGGTCACCGCCGGGTACGCCGAGACCGGGCCGGAGGGCCGGGACCGGCAGCGCGCCCTGGTCCGGCAGGCCCGGGCCGCGGGGATGCGGGTGGTCGGCCCGAACGCGTTCGGCCTGATCAACACCGACCCCGAGTGCCCGCTGAACGCCTCGCTGGCGCCGGTGCTGCCCGCGCGAGGGCCGTTCGGCCTGTTCTGCCAGTCGGGCGCGATCGGGGTGGCGCTCCTGGAGGCCGCGCACCGCCGCGGGCTCGGGGTCTCCTCCTTCGCCTCGGTCGGCAACCGGGCCGACGTCTCCGGCAACGACTGGCTGCAGTACTGGGAGGAGGACGAGGCGACCGAGGTCCTGCTGCTGTACCTGGAGTCCTTCGGCAACCCGCGCAAGTTCACCCGGATCGCCCGCCGGCTGGCCGCCGCCAAGCCGGTGGTGGTGCTCAAGGGCGCCCGGCACACCGGCAGCCTGCCGCCCGGCCACGCCGTGCAGCCGGCCGCCGGCCGGCTACGCGACGCCACCGTGGACGCCCTGTTCCAGCAGGCCGGGGTGGTCCGGGTGGACACCATCACCGAGCTGTTCGACACCGGCGAGCTGCTCGCCGGGCAGCCGCTGCCGGCCGGCGACCGGGTGGCGGTGGTCGGCAACTCCGACTCGCTCGGCCTGCTCACCCACGACGCCTGCCTGAGCGCCGGGCTGCGCCCGCGCACCCCGGTCGACCTCACCACCGCCGCCACCGGCGAGAACTTCCGGATCGCCCTGCACACCGCGCTGCGCGACCCGGGCGTGGACGCGGTGATCGCGGTCGCCATCCCGCCGATCGGGGTGCAGGGCGCCGGGCCCGACCAGGAGCTCAGCACCGACGACCCGGAGATCGCCGGGGCGCTGCTGGACGCCGCCGCGCTCGGCCGCGAGGTGGGCAAGCCGCTGCTGCTCACCCACCTCGCGCTGACCGGTCTCACCGAGCGGCTGCGGCCCGGCCGGATCCCCGCCTACCCGGCGCCCGAGCGGGCGGTGCACGCCCTCGCGGACGCCGTCCGGTACGCCGACTGGCGCCGCCGTACCGCCGAGGCGGAGCAGACCGCCCGGGTGCCCGAACTGGACGGGATCGACGAGGCCGGCGCCCGGGCGCTGGTGGAGGCCGCGCTGGAGACCCGGGCGGCGGTGGCCGCCCGCACCCAGCCGGGCGGCGCCCGGGTCACCCTCCCCGAGGCCGACACGGTGCGCCTGCTCGGGTCCTACGGCATCGAGGTCAGCCCGACCGTCCCGGCACCGGACGAGCGGAGCGCGGTGCGCGCCGCGGCCGAGCTCGGCTACCCGGTCGCGCTGAAGGCCACCGCCGACCACCTGCGCCACCGTGCCGACCTGGGCAGCGTCCGGCTGGACCTGACCGGTGAGGCGGAGCTGCGCCGGGCGCACCGGGAGCTGGACGCGCTGCTCGGCGGGGCGGAGCGGGCCCGGCTGGTGGTGCAGCGGCTCGCTCCGCGCGGGGTGGACACGGTGATCGGGGCCACGGTCGACCCGGCGGTCGGCGCGATCCTCTCCTTCGGGCTGGCCGGCGCGCCGTCGGAACTGCTGGGTGATCTGGCCCACCGGTTGGTGCCGGCCACCGACCGGGACGCGGCGGAGCTGATCCGGGAGGTCCGGGCCGCGCCGCTGCTGTTCGGCTGGCGCGGCGCGGCGCCGGTGGACACGGGGGCGTTGGAGGAACTGCTGCTGAGGGTGTCCCGGCTGGTCGACGACCTGCCGGAGGTGGCCTCGGTCGACCTCGAACCGGTGGTGGTGGCCCCGCGCGGGCTGGCCGTGCTGGGCGCGCAGGTGCGGATCGCGCCCCTGCCGGTCCGCAGCGATCTGGGGCCACGTGCCATGAGCACCCTGTAA
- a CDS encoding DUF5998 family protein, whose amino-acid sequence MAKTGTTTTQDLRSAIERSGYYPALVSEAVESAVGPEPITSYLVHQETTFDANEVRRHVTVLVLTSSRFVVSHTDEQNGDAGNPVPYATTSTETVRLDRINSVVVSRMVANPETYTPGTLPREVVLTIGWGAVQRLDLEPAGCSDPNCEADHGYTGSATADDLSLRVSEAGDGPETVAQALVFARALSEATVSTRG is encoded by the coding sequence ATGGCCAAGACCGGTACCACCACCACGCAGGACCTGCGGTCCGCGATCGAGCGCAGCGGCTACTACCCGGCGCTGGTGTCCGAGGCGGTCGAGTCCGCGGTGGGCCCTGAGCCGATCACCTCCTACCTGGTGCACCAGGAGACGACCTTCGACGCCAACGAGGTGCGCCGGCACGTCACCGTGCTGGTGCTGACCTCGTCCCGGTTCGTGGTCAGCCACACCGACGAGCAGAACGGCGACGCGGGCAACCCGGTGCCGTACGCGACCACCTCCACCGAGACGGTCCGGCTGGACCGGATCAACTCCGTGGTGGTCAGCCGCATGGTCGCGAACCCCGAGACGTACACGCCCGGCACGCTGCCGCGCGAGGTCGTGCTGACCATCGGCTGGGGTGCGGTGCAGCGCCTCGACCTGGAGCCGGCCGGGTGCTCGGACCCGAACTGCGAGGCGGACCACGGCTACACCGGTTCCGCGACCGCGGACGACCTGTCGCTGCGGGTCAGCGAGGCGGGGGACGGCCCGGAGACGGTCGCCCAGGCGCTGGTGTTCGCGCGCGCGCTGTCCGAGGCGACCGTCAGCACCCGGGGCTGA
- a CDS encoding alkaline phosphatase family protein, producing the protein MPHLDYDAFEILDPADAPVPAYGSGSLADLLPAVAVGLGLPGFHSGLVLEPADRVCVFLVDGMGWELIRRHPEYAPFLTSLMAGANPITAGFPSTTATSLASVGTGTPPGLHGLAGYTVAVPGTGYLMNQLRWQPPVDPGSWQPYPTVFEQVHRAGVATSQVSSPLFAQTPLTRVALSGGSFLGRTTGEERMDEAARWLADHDRALVYTYVSELDGAGHRFGVDSDEWRMMLNTVDRLARRLAEQLPPRSALYITADHGMIDIAPEDRVDFDEDWELSAGVALLGGEGRARHVYAVPGAANDVFTVWSEVLGDRMWVASRDRAIAEGWFGPVVDDRVYHRIGDVVAAARDDIAVIASRKEPGESSMIGLHGSMTPVEQLVPLLEVRA; encoded by the coding sequence ATGCCGCACCTCGACTACGACGCGTTCGAGATCCTCGACCCCGCCGACGCACCCGTGCCCGCCTACGGGAGCGGGTCGCTGGCCGACCTGCTGCCGGCCGTGGCGGTCGGGCTCGGGCTGCCCGGTTTCCACAGCGGACTGGTGCTGGAGCCCGCCGACCGGGTCTGTGTGTTCCTGGTCGACGGGATGGGCTGGGAGCTGATCCGGCGCCACCCGGAGTACGCCCCGTTCCTGACCTCCCTGATGGCCGGCGCCAATCCGATCACCGCGGGCTTCCCGTCCACCACGGCGACCTCGCTGGCCTCGGTCGGCACGGGCACGCCGCCGGGGCTGCACGGGCTGGCCGGCTACACGGTGGCCGTGCCGGGCACCGGGTACCTGATGAACCAGCTGCGCTGGCAGCCCCCGGTGGACCCGGGCAGCTGGCAGCCGTACCCGACCGTCTTCGAGCAGGTCCACCGGGCCGGGGTGGCGACCAGTCAGGTCTCCTCGCCGCTGTTCGCGCAGACCCCGCTGACCCGGGTGGCGCTGTCCGGCGGCTCCTTCCTCGGCCGGACCACCGGCGAGGAGCGGATGGACGAGGCGGCCCGCTGGCTGGCCGACCACGACCGGGCGCTGGTCTACACCTACGTGAGCGAGCTGGACGGTGCGGGGCACCGCTTCGGGGTGGACTCGGACGAGTGGCGGATGATGCTGAACACGGTCGACCGGCTGGCGCGCCGGCTGGCCGAGCAGCTGCCGCCGCGTTCCGCGCTGTACATCACCGCCGACCACGGCATGATCGACATCGCCCCCGAGGACCGGGTCGACTTCGACGAGGACTGGGAGCTGAGCGCCGGGGTGGCCCTGCTCGGCGGCGAGGGCCGGGCCCGGCACGTGTACGCGGTGCCCGGGGCGGCCAACGACGTGTTCACGGTCTGGAGCGAGGTCCTCGGCGACCGGATGTGGGTCGCCAGCCGCGACCGGGCGATAGCCGAGGGCTGGTTCGGCCCGGTGGTGGACGACCGGGTGTACCACCGGATCGGTGACGTGGTGGCCGCCGCCCGGGACGACATCGCGGTGATCGCCTCCCGCAAGGAGCCGGGCGAGTCCTCGATGATCGGCCTGCACGGCTCGATGACCCCGGTCGAGCAACTGGTGCCATTGCTCGAAGTCCGCGCCTGA
- a CDS encoding thymidine kinase: protein MAELVFFSGTMDCGKSTLALQMDHNHAARGRKGIIFTRHDRAGAATISSRLGLRTEAVEVTDDFDFQSHVVHLLSAGGKVDYLICDEAQFFSTEQIDQLARVVDELGIDVYTFGITTDFRTRLFPGSQRLIELADRVEVLQVEALCWCGARATHNARTVGGVMVVEGAQVVVGDVAVNEDEIGYEVLCRRHHRRRLTAATSRAAVLSPDVLPFEEQSRWGPSDRA from the coding sequence ATGGCTGAACTGGTGTTCTTCTCGGGCACGATGGACTGCGGCAAGTCGACGCTCGCGCTGCAGATGGACCACAACCACGCGGCGCGCGGGCGCAAGGGCATCATCTTCACCCGCCACGACCGGGCCGGTGCGGCGACCATCTCCAGCCGCCTCGGACTGCGGACCGAGGCGGTCGAGGTGACCGACGACTTCGACTTCCAGTCGCACGTCGTCCACCTGCTCTCCGCCGGCGGCAAGGTGGACTACCTGATCTGCGACGAGGCCCAGTTCTTCTCCACCGAGCAGATCGACCAGCTGGCCCGGGTGGTCGACGAACTCGGCATCGACGTCTACACCTTCGGCATCACCACCGACTTCCGGACCAGGCTCTTCCCCGGCTCCCAGCGGCTGATCGAGCTCGCCGACCGGGTCGAGGTGCTCCAGGTCGAGGCCCTGTGCTGGTGCGGAGCCCGCGCCACCCACAACGCCCGGACCGTCGGCGGCGTGATGGTGGTCGAGGGGGCGCAGGTGGTGGTCGGCGACGTCGCCGTGAACGAGGACGAGATCGGCTACGAGGTGCTCTGCCGCCGCCACCACCGCCGGCGCCTCACCGCCGCGACCTCCCGGGCCGCGGTGCTCTCCCCGGACGTGCTGCCCTTCGAGGAGCAGAGCCGCTGGGGACCGTCAGACAGGGCCTGA
- a CDS encoding VOC family protein, which translates to MTAVQVRLAQGTPCWVSLTTGDPDGAKAFYGSLLGWEFEPGPTRLGDFVRAALNGTEVAALGVVPPGTAHPAGWTTYFTVDSADRAAQRIRECGGTVAVGPLTTDRTGRTAIAADLSGAVFGIREAAGHLGREVAGEPGRQAAGRPGAPTWNELVTGDEESATAFYRAVLGRSVATGIRYRAARPGGPSRWRVHFAVADTDLTVHRALALGGVLRAGPYDTPDGRVAWLADPQGGRFAVAGPARTGSGPV; encoded by the coding sequence ATGACGGCGGTGCAGGTGCGGCTCGCTCAGGGCACACCCTGCTGGGTGAGCCTGACGACCGGCGACCCGGACGGCGCCAAGGCGTTCTACGGCTCCCTGCTGGGCTGGGAGTTCGAGCCCGGGCCGACCCGGCTCGGCGACTTCGTCCGGGCGGCCCTGAACGGCACGGAGGTCGCCGCTCTGGGGGTCGTCCCGCCCGGCACGGCCCACCCGGCCGGATGGACCACCTACTTCACGGTGGACAGCGCCGACCGGGCAGCCCAGCGGATCCGGGAGTGCGGCGGCACGGTGGCGGTCGGCCCGCTCACGACGGACCGGACCGGGCGGACGGCGATCGCCGCGGACCTGTCGGGTGCGGTCTTCGGCATCCGGGAGGCGGCCGGACACCTCGGCCGGGAGGTGGCCGGCGAACCCGGACGGCAGGCGGCGGGCCGGCCCGGCGCACCCACCTGGAACGAGCTGGTCACCGGCGACGAGGAGAGCGCGACGGCGTTCTACCGGGCGGTGCTGGGACGGTCCGTGGCGACCGGGATCCGGTACCGCGCCGCCCGGCCCGGCGGGCCGTCGCGCTGGCGGGTGCACTTCGCGGTGGCGGACACGGACCTGACGGTCCACCGGGCGCTCGCCCTGGGCGGAGTCCTGCGGGCGGGACCGTACGACACCCCCGACGGACGGGTGGCCTGGCTGGCCGACCCGCAGGGCGGGCGGTTCGCGGTGGCCGGTCCGGCCCGGACGGGGTCAGGCCCTGTCTGA
- a CDS encoding sulfurtransferase, with protein sequence MTATPDPLIQTAELHAALGSATPPVLLDVRWQLGGPPGAEEYAAGHLPGAHYLDLDAELAAPPGAAGRHPLPDPEVFGVALRRAGVRAGRAVVVYDAGPATSAARAWWLLRWAGHQDVRVLDGGLAAWRAAGLPESTDLPVDGGGDFAPVPGQLPTLDAAGAAELARAGLLLDARAGERYRGEVEPIDPRAGHIPGAVSAPTTENLSADGRFRPAAELAARFGALGVEGRRVGVYCGSGVTAAHELLALAIAGRDGAALYPGSWSEWSGDPRNPAATGALPG encoded by the coding sequence ATGACGGCTACTCCCGACCCGCTGATCCAGACCGCCGAGCTGCACGCCGCACTCGGCTCAGCCACCCCGCCGGTCCTGCTGGACGTCCGCTGGCAGCTGGGCGGCCCGCCCGGCGCCGAGGAGTACGCGGCCGGCCACCTGCCCGGCGCGCACTACCTCGACCTGGACGCCGAGTTGGCCGCCCCGCCCGGTGCGGCCGGCCGGCATCCGCTGCCCGACCCCGAGGTGTTCGGCGTGGCGCTGCGGCGGGCCGGGGTGCGGGCCGGGCGTGCGGTGGTCGTCTACGACGCGGGCCCGGCCACCTCCGCGGCCCGGGCCTGGTGGCTGCTGCGCTGGGCCGGCCACCAGGACGTCCGGGTGCTGGACGGCGGACTGGCCGCCTGGCGGGCGGCCGGTCTGCCCGAGAGCACCGACCTTCCGGTGGACGGGGGCGGCGACTTCGCGCCGGTGCCCGGTCAGCTGCCGACCCTGGACGCGGCCGGCGCGGCCGAGCTGGCCCGCGCCGGGCTGCTGCTGGACGCCCGGGCGGGGGAGCGCTACCGCGGTGAGGTCGAGCCGATCGACCCGCGTGCCGGGCACATCCCCGGTGCGGTCTCCGCGCCGACCACCGAGAACCTGTCGGCCGACGGCCGCTTCCGCCCGGCTGCCGAACTGGCGGCCCGTTTCGGCGCGCTGGGCGTCGAGGGCCGCAGGGTGGGCGTCTACTGCGGCTCCGGGGTCACGGCCGCACACGAACTGCTGGCTCTGGCGATCGCCGGCCGGGACGGTGCGGCGCTCTACCCCGGTTCCTGGAGCGAGTGGTCGGGCGACCCCCGCAACCCGGCGGCGACCGGAGCCCTGCCGGGCTGA